One Osmia lignaria lignaria isolate PbOS001 chromosome 4, iyOsmLign1, whole genome shotgun sequence genomic window, TCTATAAAATAGAGCGATTTCTTCTTGCAGAATATACTTCAATTCCTGGATaactttttcatcaattttactTTCGTGAtcaactttttttaaataattactgtCAAATGCACAATTACCGCGATACATCTTGGCTATTTTATTTAGATCCAATTAATTAAAGCACATAAATTATATCAAAAAATGTCAAAATTTTAAGACAAATACTATAGATAAAATTAATTCACCTATAACTGATTGTTGAAATGTtctatatagatatatattgtattatgtCTAGACGTATGTTATCTTACCCTTAACCGATGAACTAGTTGAATcatagttaataaaaatttatacagaATCGAGCATATACAGATAGATATTCAAATTTTGCAGTGTTATACATACAGgtatttaatataaaagatTGCTTTCTACTCTGAACCAAGAAATTCTGTAACGATAATTACATATTTTTGACTGTTGGttgaatatttctaaaaatctgTTGAagattgtttatattttaatcattaAGGGCAGGATGGCATGTGTTTAGAAAAACACATATTACTAAGatagttaatttttattatattcgtTGATCTTACGATGTAGTATTTTCATCACTTTCTAAATGTTACAGAATATGTAACTTTAATGTGCCTTTAGGACTAATTTCTCTTTGTTATAAatctaataatataattatgttagaagtgatctatgatatttataaattatgataaaatataTCTGTAACTCATGTGACGATGTTTCTCTTTTATCGTACAATCGTACTTTTACTTATGGTTCTACGTAtttgttttaaagaaaaatagaaatcacCTAATTAGTTATCTACATGATTTTCCCTGTTTTATTTTACGTATAATGTTCCTAAATTTAATTAGCCTTATCAGGGAATAAAGTATTTTATGTGACTTTTAAAtgcataacaattttattatatagaTACAATTTATAAcccatttttaatttatataagatgaaataataaaaagctaTATACCTATTGGATATAGCTACTGAATGAAGTCCTAAAAGTATAGAATATCTTAATTTGATACttactattttttaaattaaacccTTTTGTAATAAAGAAATTACAGTGTTACATGAAAGCAATCCTAGTTTTCGTttgtatatacatttttatatttattaaaaaatatttttaactatttttttttttttgtggtattttaaatattaaacaaggtttattttttctgtttatcaaatgaatttaataagtTTAGAGTTATGCAATTTCAAATTCTTCGTTCAACCTTGATAAGtttctgtaaaaataaatattacgtgTACAAAGAGTTTTATGGTTTCATCAAAAGTAAACGTTCGGACGTACCTATTTTCTATAGcttcatttaaattatatttatgcaTTAACGAAATGACAAGCCTTAACGTCGACCAAATAATATTCGACATCGCTTTCGGTGAGTAATTTTCACCTTGTACTCCGCGGCCAGCTGCTTGCTGATTTAAGGCTATTAAAAGATGTTCACCAGCTTCTCTACATAAAGAAATAGATAATTCTAAAGTGTATAAATACTTTATTACATAGAAATGTTTTACTTACTTATATGCACCAAGCTTAATACAAGAAATTCCAAGATTATAACGAGCTCTAATAAAACCAGGTGATAATTTTAAGGCATGATGGTATGCATTTATAGCTTCTTCTGATTTCTGGCCATTTGCTAAAGTGGCACCTAATCTATTCCACAATCTGGAATCCTtccagaaatattatttttagtaaTATATTAAGGCCTAAATAGATATAacggaaaaatatttattttatacatacatCAGGGCGCACTTGCAATGCTGCTTGGAAACAGTCACAAGCTTTATCATACTCATTAGACAAATTGAAAAGTACTCCTAGCCCACACTGCACGTCCGCATCAATTGCATTCAATGGATTTATACGTGCAGCTTGAATATAAAGATTTTTAACTTCTTCATGCACATCtctgaaaaaaatcaaataCAATATTACTGAGGATAATTTTGTTATGTATTGTAAATTACTCAATCTGTTGGTTACTCACTCAAATAGAATAGACGATACACTGAATTTCGCATGCCGTTCAGTGTTTGTCTTTTTCACAGAGAgatgtttatatttttcatttcttaataaCCATTCTTTAAGGATTATACATGCTTGATTTTGATAGGATTCATTTGTATACGAAACCGCTAGCGCCATAAGGGCAGTACCATTTGCAGGATCTAGGTCTAAACAGCGTTTTAAAGCATAAATAGCTAGTGGATCCTGTTCATTTTCAGCTTGGGTTTTACCAAGAAGCAGCCAAGCTTCTGGATTATTTTCATCCTGCTGCACTGCTGCCTCAAAACAAAGTATCGCACTTGGTAAATCTCCAGCTTCTAATCTTGTTTTGCCCTCTTCTAATGCATTTGGTAAATTTTTCATTGGATTTTCTTCATGAAATTCATAATCTTTGAATGGGTCATAAAAAGTATCATACTCTGAAAGCCATGGGTGTTTTGATGATACTTTCTCAGAAGGTGATATTTTCTCCaattcattttgaatttttgaaaatgtcgATTCATAATTGTCtacttctaaaataaaaatgattatttagaCATATATTTTGATGAGGATTTGAACCTTTCACGGCCTGGTATCTACTTAGTCGATGCTGTTTGAGGCTTTCGGATGTAAGCCGTGTCTAACAGAAAAATGTTCCCAATATCTTACCGACATCATCTGATAATGACCATTATGATCAGTACGTCGACGAAATATCTTCCTGTCAGGCACGGCTTACACCCGGAAGCCTCAAACAGCATCAATAATATATTTTGATGTAAACCTTATTAGAAACAGTCAATTAGGAGGTAACATCATTAAAACAAACACTGACCTGAAGAAGTGCTTTCTTTTTGAAATTCATCTATCCAGTTATCAGCAACAACTTGTTCTTTTTCAACCTTATTTGAGACCTCACCTTCTTCAGTATTATTATCAGAAACTTTatcttcagatttttcattacttttttcAAATTGTTCTGTCCATTCTTCGCTTGAACCTTGAAAGTCTGGCAGTGATTCTTGATCATTTTCAACTGAAATGTCTCCTTCTTGtttcataaatttcataaattttgagtATGCAAAGTCAGGattatcattattttctatTGGTTGTGTTGCATTCTCTATATTTATATCACTTTGTATGGCATCTATACTGTGTTCTATATATTCCTCAGCCCACTTAGGTCCTAATCCTAACTCATGTTTTTGTTGAACTAAAGTATTTGAATTTTGTTCTGATTCAGGGTTCCAAATATCATCAGCATGATGTTCCTACAACAATGAAAATAACAGAAACTTTATAATACGGTGttgtaaatacatatatacaataataaagtgagaataattACATTGAAATGACGTCCTGATTCAAGATATTGATTTGCCCAAGCTGTATCTAAAGTAGTTAATTCTTGAGCTACTCCTGGTGCTGCTATAGGTGGATGAATGTTTTGATCAATTTCACGCATTTCTTGTAATAAATTATCCATTCTAAATGTTTGTGGACATGAAGGATGTTcttctaaaaattgtttaacTAACTGATCTGAATCTGAAGCTTGGAAAGATTCCACAGGCTCAAAAGGATGATGTATTCCTTCTTCTTTGAAGCCATGATCACTTACAAAATGTGATGTAAGACGAATCAAAGAACTAGGTCCTCCACAATCACCCTCAACTAATTCACGAAAtgccatttttcttttatattatcaaTATTCACCTGTAGTAATACAATAGATCGTGTTAATTTTCATCTATTCTAATTATAATATCTGATAAcacagaataaaattaatatctaaaCACCAGAACACAATGGTATCAGTTTcacttatttttaaagaaactgaATGTTAAAACATATTTAAGATATAGGATGTTTATTGcgaaaatttgtttatatatagtattaaaaatttaatgtcATACATTGACAAAAGTGACTGTAAATCTTATATTCATGAAAAGATAAAGTGTACAAACCTCTTTGCGTTTTTAATATTGCTGTACACTTTCGTAATATCGTTGATGTTACACTAAAATGTGGTTTTGTATCAAGCACAATGTTTGAGAGTGATCATTTCTTTGCTACCAAACAATATCAGTAACTTGCATCAAATAAGTTTCGTCATACGATGGTGGGGCGTACAAAATTACcataaaaaatgtataagtTAATGTTAGAATAAGATGCATATTACAAAAGCATTCTTTATATACAGTTGGCTAGTGAACGTCAAATCATCGACAAGTTGCTGAACTATCTAAAGCCATGAACATCTTTTTTGTAACAGctagtacatttttttttatcaaaaatgTATGTATACCTTCAAATGAGAACCAATACTTTTCTtctattattaaatgaaatctttTTAATTACTAAGTTGTTATATAACTCAATGAAGTTACAGCAAGAAATGATTTCTGGATTTTACTCTTTGCATACATTTGAGAATGTAAAAACATTAGTAGTATAAACAATGGAGTACTTTTGAATCATATTCTATGCAGAAAAATGTATTTAGAAAATATGTTACTGAAATAGATACAAAAATATTCTCATATTATTCATAAACTGTTTGttcaatgtattttaattaaatgtatttaGAGCTAtctgtaaaaaattattaaaagataaaattgGACAAAATTTTCTTGCGAGAAGATGTGCACTAAGGTGTAAGTTCTATCGTAACGCCGCCATACGCCATACGAGCATTATGAACCAGTGACTGCCAGCAGTGACTACCTGATATAACCTACAGAAAACAGTTGTAGgtgttctttattttatttcttatataGTTGAAAAAGCATATACAATGTATATCTTGTATTCTGTTATTAAATCAATGAACTGATATATTTGACATATTAAGTAATACAAGTAGAATCGTAGTAATTAATAAAGTAGTCATGAATGATTTTGCAAAGTCTCAGCTTTTAAAATATGGCTGGTCAGAAGGTATGGTTTCAAGTATTACGATACCTATTTATATATCGgtataaattacaaatattacaatgtatttatatgtattaaattataaatctatATCTGTATTAATCAAGGTAAAGGTTTGGGTAAACATGAAAATGGTATCACAGAAGCATTAaaaccaaaattaaaatttgatacaaCAGGAGTAGGACATCAAGTTAACAATTGGAATAATTGGTGGGAAACTGCTTTTAATAAAGCCGCTAATAACATTAAAGTTGATTCACAAGTTCATGATATTTCCATATCTGtttcaaaagaaaatacaaccaataatttatcaaaagatttaaataaaaaacagtTTCAATCCCCTATAAATTATGGAAACTTTCTTAAGACTTCTACACTTCTTAATGGTAATCTGATAACAGAAAATAACTCTAATGCATCCAAAGTAGAAGATGTTACTCATGTTTCATTAACTGatgaagaattatttaaaatatgtggTGGCAGAACTGCTCACAAAGGAGCTAGAC contains:
- the Pex5 gene encoding peroxisomal biogenesis factor 5; the encoded protein is MAFRELVEGDCGGPSSLIRLTSHFVSDHGFKEEGIHHPFEPVESFQASDSDQLVKQFLEEHPSCPQTFRMDNLLQEMREIDQNIHPPIAAPGVAQELTTLDTAWANQYLESGRHFNEHHADDIWNPESEQNSNTLVQQKHELGLGPKWAEEYIEHSIDAIQSDINIENATQPIENNDNPDFAYSKFMKFMKQEGDISVENDQESLPDFQGSSEEWTEQFEKSNEKSEDKVSDNNTEEGEVSNKVEKEQVVADNWIDEFQKESTSSEVDNYESTFSKIQNELEKISPSEKVSSKHPWLSEYDTFYDPFKDYEFHEENPMKNLPNALEEGKTRLEAGDLPSAILCFEAAVQQDENNPEAWLLLGKTQAENEQDPLAIYALKRCLDLDPANGTALMALAVSYTNESYQNQACIILKEWLLRNEKYKHLSVKKTNTERHAKFSVSSILFEDVHEEVKNLYIQAARINPLNAIDADVQCGLGVLFNLSNEYDKACDCFQAALQVRPDDSRLWNRLGATLANGQKSEEAINAYHHALKLSPGFIRARYNLGISCIKLGAYKEAGEHLLIALNQQAAGRGVQGENYSPKAMSNIIWSTLRLVISLMHKYNLNEAIENRNLSRLNEEFEIA